In Atopobium sp. oral taxon 416, the genomic stretch GCACCTCACAGGCATGTCCAAGGTCAACATACAAAAGCTACCTCAACTGGTAGGTCTACCTCTTCCAGGTCAACCAAACCCTTGATAGGTGACCTGAAGCTGCAAGGGTGGTTCGCCATATGGTGATGGCCGATGTAAGCCTCCGCAGCTCGACGTAGTACACTATCACCCATTATCTAGACTGTTAGATACAGAAGAACGTTCAAATGCTACTTCTTGGATAAAGATTCTCATCATGGGCTCTTCACACTATCTATCAGGACAAAAGGTTTGATTACCTTAATTATTTTCTAGTCACTACACTTATAAAAAGCCTTTAAAACAGCACGGGATGCTGGTAAGGAGAAAATCGGTGAAATCTATAGTTTAAGATGGTAGAAGCATGTCGCGAGACGTGCTTCTTTTTTATAACTATAGGGCAAGCCTAAGACGAAAGGTGTGATTGTGAACCTTCTGGTGGATGATGGCAAACATCCTGAAGCGCTATTAGCTCTCGAGCATGGGATGGTCTTTCGAGGACGATCCTGCGGAGCTGAGGGAGAGATGTTCGGCGAAATCGTCTTCAATACCTCGATGACGGGATATCAAGAGATCGTGACTGATCCTTCCTATGCGGGCCAAATTGTCGCGCTGACCTACCCACAGATCGGAAACTATGGAATCACGAAGATCGATATGCAGGCTGACCGACCGAACCTGCGAGGGCTTGTCGTACACGATATGTGCTATGAACCGAGCAACTGGCAGAGCGTCGAGAGCCTCCCTGATTTCCTGAAGCGCAACAACGTTGTAGCTATCGAGGACGTCGATGTACGTGCTCTGACTCTGAATATCCGTGAGAAGGGTGCGATGCGCGCTGCGATCTCGACAAAGGACTTAGATCCTGAGCACCTTATAGAACGTGTGCAGGCGTCACCCCACATTGCAGAACATAACTTCGTGGCGGATGTGTCCCACGAAGATCGCTTCACCGTGAAGCCTGAAGGACGGAAGGTTCGGCACCAGATCGTCGTGGTTGACTGTGGTATCAAGCAGGGCATCCTCGACTGGTTGGCCAAGGTAGGCTGTGAGGTCACGGTTGTTCCCTGGAATACGCCGTTCTCTGCAATCGATGAGCTATATCCTGACGGAGTCTTCTTCTCCAATGGACCGGGTGACCCTTCGAGCGTCCCTGAGACCGTGGAGACTGTGAAGGCAACGCTCGGCAAATACCCTATCTTCGGTATCTGCCTTGGCAACCAGATGCTGTCAATGGCAGCGGGAGCTGAGATTGAGAAACTGAAATATGGGCATCACGGCGCCAATGAGCCGGTTATGAACCTGCTTACGGGCAAGGTGGAGATCACCGCCCAGAACCACAACTACGGGCCGGTCTTCTCGAGCTTTGGGCCGCTGATCCCGGAGCTCTCCGGTGGGGTGAAAGAGCACCCCACAGATCTTCGCTATTGGTCTCAGCATCACATCGCGCCGGTTGCACAGACAAAAAAATTCGGACGCGTGCGTCTCACGCACGTGAACCTCAATGACGGATCTTGCGAGGGTATTCAGTTCCTGGATATCCCAGCTTTCTCGATGCAGTATCACCCGGAGGGAAAACCAGGACCAAACGATTCTACCTATGCCTTTGAGGCCTTTGTACGGCTGATGGACGGCAACAAGGACTACTTGGATATCGATGTACGCGAGGGGAGAAACCACTAATGCCAAACAGAACAGACATCAAGAGGATCTTGATCATCGGCTCTGGTCCCATCGTAATCGGACAGGCGTGTGAGTTTGATTACTCGGGTACGCAGGCCTGCAAGGCTCTTCGCCAAGAGGGCTACGAGGTAGTGCTTGTAAACTCGAACCCTGCGACGATCATGACGGATCCGGAGACCGCAGACAAAACCTACATTGAGCCGATCACGATATCTTCCGTAACCAAGATCATCGAGAAGGAGCGTCCGGATGCCCTGCTGGCGAACATGGGCGGCCAGACCGGTCTTAACTGTGCTGTTGCACTGGCCGAAGCTGGCGTCCTGGCGAAATACCACGTTGAGGTTATCGGCTGCGACATTGACTCCATCAAAGTCGGCGAGGACCGCGAGCTCTTTGCTAACGCGATGAAGGAGATCGGCCTTGAGGTTGCCAAATCCCAGGTAGCCCACACCCTGAAAGAATGCGAACAGATTGCCGACAGACTCGGATATCCGGTTGTCGTGCGCCCCGCCTTTACGCTCGGTGGCGCTGGCGGCGGCATGGCGTACGACCATGAGAGTCTGATGAGGATCGCGCGCGAAGGCCTGGCCCTTTCGCCTGAGACTGAGGTCCTGATCGAGCAGTCCGTCGAGGGCTGGAAAGAGATTGAGATGGAGGTCATGCGCGACGTCGCCGGCAACGGAATCGTCGTCTGCTCAATTGAGAATATGGACCCGATGGGCGTCCACACCGGCGACTCAATCACGGTGGCCCCGGTACAGACCTTGACCGATAAGGAATACCAGCGCCTGCGTGACTACGCGCTGGCAGTAATGGAGAAAGTCGGCGTCGCCTGCGGTGGCTCCAATGTACAGTTCGCAGTGAACCCCAAGGATGGACGCGTGCTCGTGGTCGAGATGAACCCGCGCGTGAGCCGCTCATCCGCGTTAGCTTCCAAAGCTACCGGCTTCCCGATCGCGAAGATGGCGGCACTGCTCTCGGTGGGCTATACGCTCGATGAGATCACGAACGATATCACCGGCACCACGCCTGCTTCCTTTGAGCCGGCGCTTGACTACTGCGTCGTGAAGATCCCACGTTTTGCCTTTGAGAAGTTTGAAGGCGCCTCAGAGACTCTGACCACCCGTATGAAGTCCGTGGGTGAGGTCATGGCGATCGGCTCCACCTTTGAGGAAGCGCTGCAGAAGGCATTGCGTTCGCTCGAGGAGGGACACTTCGGTCTGGACTTCGATGGCTCTATGGAGTTCGACGAGGAGAATTTTGAGGACAACATTCGCCGGGCGACTCCGAAGCGGATCCTCTATATCGGTGAGGCAATGAGACGGGGCTGGGGCGTGGAGAAGATCCACAAGCTTACTGGCATCGACAACTGGTTCCTCTATCGTATCCAGGACATCGTAGAGGCTGCTAAGGCGATCCAGAAACGCGGACTTTCCGGTTTGGATGCCAAACACCTGCTGGCGGCTAAGCAGCTTGGCTTCAGTGATGCCCAGATCGGCTACCTGACCAACCAGCCTGAGGCGGTCATCAGGGCGCTGCGAGAAGTCCTCCATGTGAAGCCACAACTGAAGACCGTCGATACGTGCGCAGGGGAGTTTGCTTCCCGCACCAACTACCACTACTTCACCTATGAGCAAGGTGGTAAAAGTGAGTTCTGTGAGGCTAAAAAGCCGCGTGTCGTGATCCTCTCTGCCGGCCCCAACAGAATTGGGCAGGGCATTGAGTTTGACTACTGCTGTGTCCATGCGGCGTATGCCTTGGAGAACCGAGGCTTTGAGACCGTAATGGTCAATTGCAACCCGGAGACCGTCTCCACCGACTATGACACCTCAGACAGGCTCTACTTTGAGCCCTTGACCTTTGAAGATGTTATGAATGTCGTCGAGATGGAGAAGCCCCAGGGCGTGATTGTGACCTTGGGCGGCCAGACCCCGATCAACCTCTCGAGCAGGCTCAAGAAGGCTGGCGTGCCGATTATGGGTACGCAGCCGGAGTCAATCGACCTGGCTGAGGATAGAGATAGATTCTCCTCTCTGCTTGACTCTCTCGATATTGCCTATCCGCTCTCGAGTGTGGCGAAGACCTTTGAAGAGGCCAAGAAGGTTGCAAGGCACATCGGCTATCCGCTGATCGTGCGGCCGAGCTACGTGCTTGGTGGCAGAGGTATGGCAATCGTCTACGACGACAACGACCTGAAGAAGTACATGGCTGAGGCGACTCAGGTTTCCCCGGACCACCCGGTGTATCTGGACTCCTTCCTGGAGGATGCAATCGAGCTCGATGTGGATGCGCTGTGTGACGGCAATGAGTGCTATGTGGGCTCAGTGCTTGAACACATCGAGGAGTGCGGTATCCACTCCGGTGACTCTGCCTGCTGCTTCCCGCCCTTCAGCCTCTCTGACACGATTGTGTCGAGGATCCGGTCGATCACGACCAAACTGGCATTAGCCTGCCATATCCATGGCCTCTTAAATGTTCAGTTTGCCGTAAAGGATGAACAGATCTTCGTTATTGAGCTCAACCCGCGTGCGAGCCGCACGGTGCCCTTCAGCTCCAAGGCAAGCGGAATACCTTTGGCCAAGTATGCGGCGCTCATTATGAGCGGGGAGAGCATCGACTCCTTCCATCTGCCGGATCCAGCGCGTGACTTCGGCTACTTTGCGGTGAAGGAGGCGGTGATGCCGTGGAGCAGGTTCCCGGGCGCTGAGGTCATCCTGGGGCCTGAGATGAAATCCACCGGTGAGGTCATGGGTCTTGATACGACCTTTCCGAGGGCCTATGCGAAGACTCGTGAGGCCATCGACTACGATCTGCCGATGTCCGACAACGTGTTTGTGAGTGTCTGTGACCGTGACAAGCGCTCGATTGCACCGGTTGCGATGTCACTGAGGCACTTAGGCTACAACCTGGTTGCGACGAAGGGCACCGCAAAGACGCTGCGTGCGGCGGGCATCGATTGCGCGATCGTGAAACCGATCCGTGAGGGGCATCCGAATGTGTTGGACCTGATGAGAAACGGTGAGGTCGCGTTTTTGATCAACACCCCGCACGGGCACAACTCCCGCGGCGACGGCACCAAGATCAGAAGCGAGGCCGTGGAGCGCGGTATCGATATGGCCACCACGATGTCCGCAGCGACGGCGCTGGTACAGTCGATCGAGACGCTGCGTGAGACTACTCTTGGTGTCTATGCCCTGCAGGATCTGTCGGACCGGTAAGGAACTGATCGTAGACGACGGCTCAGTGTGAACATGATATGGTGGGTGCGTACAAATTCGCGTACAGAGAGGGAAAAATTTAGCTTCAGGTGCACGCAAATCCCTGAAATTTGCTATTATTCTTAGTCTGTGCGTGTATGTTGCGGGCGTGGCGGAACTGGTAGACGCGCTGGATTTAGGTTCCAGTGAGATTTATCTCATGAAGGTTCAAGTCCTTTCGCCCGCACCACTCAATACAGGATAAATGTGAGAAACTGCGTCAGGAAACACAGCTTGCAGAACGAGTTCATGGAGGAACCTTGAAGATTACCGTCACAGCAGATGAGCGTAAAGACAACGAGCTCTCCGCTCAACTCACCATCTCCAAAGAGGATGTCAACAAAGCGATCAAAGATACGTATAGGACCATTGCTAACCGCTACAACTTCAAAGGATTCCGCCGTGGCCATACCCCGCGCCCTGTTATTGACTCTCTTATAGGCAGAGATGCCGTCCTGGCAGACGCCACCAACCAGCTCCTCAACGACGTTGAGCCGCAGATGCTCAACGAGCTGGACATCGTCCCGGTTGAGCAGGTGAGCTTCGGCAAAGATCCGAAGATCGCTAAGGAGGGCGAAGAGTACGACTGCACCGTCGCGATCCCGGTCCGTCCTGAGGTTGAGCTTGACTCCTACGACGCGCCGTCCATCCAGATGCCGCCTGAGGAGGCCACTGAAGCCGAGATCGATCAGCAGCTCGACCAGCTGATGAGCTATCACGAGACCGTTGAGTCCATCAAAGAAGACCGCGGTGTGCAGAAGGGCGACATTATCGCTGCCGACATCACCGACAAAGAGAACGCGTCTGACCTTGTCGGCAAGGGCAAGATCCTGAACACCGACTCTTCCACCTATTCCTCTGACTTCATTGATGGCCTCATGGGCATGAAAAAGGGCGACACCAAGGACATCTCCTGGACCACGACCGAGAAGAAGGAAGACGGTGACGTTGTCACCAAACACACTGCCACGGTCAAGCTCACAGATATCCGTGAGCAGGTTACTCCTGAGCTCACCGATGAGTTCTCTAAGAAGAACTTCGGCTTCGACACGATCAAAGAGCTCCGTGACGCCGTGAAGGACGACATTGAGTCTGACAAAAAGACGTCACTTCCGAGCCTCAAGGAAGACCGTCTGGTCGAGAAGCTCGGTGAGCGCGTCAAGCTCGATCCGATCCCTGAGAACTATGTCAATCAGGTCCTGAACGAGATCGCCCAGCAGTTCCTGACCCAGCTGCAGCGTCAGGGCCTCACGCTGGACATCTACCTGAAGGCCCGTGGCATCTCTTCCGATGAGTTCATGAAGGATCTGCGCGAGCAGGCAGACGAGCGTGCCCGTCAGTCGCTGGCTCTCGATGCCCTCGCAAAGCACCTCAATGAGGATGTCACTGAGGACGATATCGAGGACGAGTTCAAGCGCTCTGGTGCTCAGGACATCAAGGCCCAGATCAAGACCTTCACGGACAATGGACAGATGCCCGCAATCAGAGAGTCCATCCGCCGCGAGAAGGCACTGAAGTGGATGGTGGACAACGCTGAGGTCAATATCGTCGACGAGATCGCTGAGAAGGACAAGAAGGACGATGACGACTCTGACAAGGCTGATGACTCCGACAAGGCCGACGAGAAAGCTGAGGACGCCAAGCCGGCTGACGAGGACGACAACAAGTAGTTTTTAGTTCCACTATTTGGACACATCTTAAAAAATTTGCTATCCCCAGTAATGCGTAGGCATCTGCTGGGGATATTCTTAGAGGCCTATCATATTTGCAAAAGGAGTTTTGTATGCACAATCCGAAGGATATCCCTCTGATTCCATATGTCGTAGAGCAAACCCCACGTGGTGAACGCAGCTACGACATCTATTCACGCCTGTTGAATGACCGTATCGTCTTCTTGGGCGAGGAAGTTACGAAAGAATCTGCAAACCTGGTTATCGCCCAGTTGCTCCATTTGGAGAGCCAGGATTCTGACAAGGACATCTCCCTCTATATTGATTCGCCTGGCGGAGATGTTTATGCTGGATTAGGTATTATCGATACGATGAACTTCATCAAGCCGGATGTTTCCACGATCTGCGTCGGTATGGCAGCTTCGATGGGCGCCGCTATTCTGGCTTCCGGTCAGAAGGGCAAGCGCTATTCGCTGCCGAACTCTATGATCCTGATTCACCAGCCGAGCTCTGGCGTCCAGGGTCAGGAGACCGACATTGAGATTGTCGCGAACGAGACCAAGTGGATCCGCCAGCGTCTCAATGAGATGTTGAGCCAGGCCACCGGTCAGCCGATCGAGAAGATCAACAAGGACACTGAGCGTGACAACTACATGCGTCCTCAGGAAGCACTTGACTATGGCTTGATCGACAAGATCGTCCAGTCGCGTAAGGAATCAGCAAGCGAGGAGTAGTGAATGCCGAACAACGATGAAATACGCTGTTCGTTCTGCGGTAAAACCCGCGATCAAGTGCGTAAGATGATCCAGGGCCCGAACAACATCTTCATCTGTGATGAGTGTGTGAGGACCTGCGCCGACGTTATCCGTGAATCGGATGAGCTCTCCGGTATGAGTATGCCGGATCTGGAAGCAGGGGAGGAGATCTTAAATCCGGGTCTTCCCCTGAAAGAGCTTCCGACGCCGCATGAGATCTACAATGAGCTGTCCCAGTACGTTATGGGGCAGGAAGAGGTCAAGAAAACGATGTCGGTTGCGGTCTACAACCACTACCGGCGCATCATGGCGCCCACTGAGGAAGACGATGCGGACGACAGCGATGTGGAGCTCGCAAAGAGCAACATCCTGCTTCTGGGCCCCACTGGCACCGGTAAGACGCTGCTAGCTCAGACGCTCGCGCGCTTCCTGGAAGTCCCGTTTGCGATTGCGGATGCCACGACACTCACGGAGGCCGGCTACGTGGGTGAGGATGTGGAGAACATCCTCCTCAAGCTTATCAATGCCGCTGACGGGGACGTCAAGCGCGCAGAGGTGGGTATCGTCTACATTGACGAAATCGACAAGATCGCCCGCAAGGCGGAGAATCTCTCGATCACCCGTGACGTCTCGGGTGAAGGTGTGCAGCAGGCGCTGCTCAAGATCCTCGAGGGCACCATTGCCTCGGTTCCTCCCCAGGGAGGCAGAAAGCATCCTCAGCAGCAACTGATCCGCATCGACACCACCAACATCCTCTTTATCTGTGGCGGTGCGTTTGTCGGCCTCGATAAGATCGTGGCGGACCGCATCGGTAAGAAAGGCATCGGCTTCAATGCGGAGCTTACTCAGGATGTGGATGAGGACGAAGATTCGCTGATGTCACAGGTCATGTCTCAGGACTTGGTGAAGTTCGGTATGATCCCGGAATTCATCGGCCGTATCCCAGTCATCACCTCGACCCACGAGCTGAAGGAGAATGACTTAGTCAGGATCCTCACTGAGCCCAAGAATGCCATCATTAAGCAGTATCACCGTATGTTTGAGCTTGAGGGAGTCGACCTTGAGTTTGAACCGGATGCGCTGCAGGAGATCGCTCACTTGGCAATTCAGCGTGGCACGGGCGCCCGTGGCCTCAGGGCGATCTGTGAGTCCACGCTGCAGGATACGATGTTTGATATCCCATCTGATCTGGATATCAAGCGCGTTGTTGTGACGAAAGAAGCGGTTCAGGGCAAAGAGGGCCCGAAGCTGATTCATTCCTCACAATCCAAGAAGGTGCATAAGAGGATGCCGAAGAGCGCATAGCTCTGATTGCATCATTACAATGAACAAGACCCAGGAGATCAAATGTCTTCTGGGCCTTGTATCATATCGGGATAGTGTTAATGCTGTTTGTTGAGCCGTACCTTGAAGAGTTCCCTGAGCTGATCGTAGTCGGTGGAGTCGTTCAACTGAGATCTCCGCCCCAGTCTGAAGAGCCCTGGCAGCAGGTGCTCACAGGAAGTGGCCTCCTCCGGATGCTTTGAGTCCAGGGTAAAGAGGGTGACAAGCGAGATGGTATGGTCGTTTCCCCAGGAGATACCCTTCTTCAGCATCAATACAGAATCAAACGGTTGATGTTTGATGGGACGGATGGGTTTCAGGATCGCCACCCTATTTCAAAGTAATCAGTAAAGAGCTGCCCTCCGTTCTGCTACGAGCTTCGAGAGGATCTCAGTTTTGAGCCAGGCATCTGTTTTTTTGACGACAAGTAATCGATTGCAGCCTCTCTGATATCTGTATCAGAGACATACCAGCGCGTGCGATCAAAGAGCTTAAGCACAGTCTCTGCAGAGATACCAGTGACTCGTGCTGAGTGCTTCTACAGAGTCTATCCATCGGGTGGGTTGGAAGGGTAACCGATACGGGGATCCTCCTCACTGATGCTGTGATCGGTGGTGAACACAATATCGGTATCCGGATTGAGAGCCTGTTGGCCAAGCGACATGAATCTGATGGAGAACGCTACGCCCACAAACTGATCGGCGATCTCTTTGCTGAGGGCTTCCTGATCCGCTTGATCCAAGGTGCTCAGGATTACAATACGCCTGGGTTGCGGCTTTCGGCGCTGCAACGATTCCTGTAGTCAATCTGCTACATGGTTCACTCCACCGGCGGTAAAGGTAAGACTGTACCGGTTGCCTAAAAGATGGGAAAGATAGACTGCCACATCCATCGTGAAGCTGTAGTTGTTGAGACAGACATTGGAGCTTTCATGCGGCTCCAACAGATTTTCTTGAATCCTGATCAGTACTTTGGGCAGATAGGGCGTCAGCTGCTCAACCAGTTTGTAATTACCGGAGAAGTACGGCTTGACACGTGAGCTTTAACGCGGTGTTTTCTGCAGGATTATGCAATGCCCAAAGTCGGGATGACAGGATGGATTGAACTAGACACAAGCCTGTGCAACCCACACAATGCTCTGATGGGATTGCTCCTTGTTCCCATTGGTACGAAAGTAGGGCACCGTGTGGCTGTCCGTTAATTGGTGATCCGCAGCAGCACCGCGATGGGCATAGGCAGAATCTGAATCCACTGTAGGTACTGCTCATAGAGGAGCTGTACATACATGTAAGGGCTTTAACCTCAATTTCCAGGCTCTGTGCGTGCGTGGTATGCTACTCTTTGGCTCTTTTGCAAGAGTCTTCTACACACAAGGTTTCTGTTTAAGGCGCGCGCCCATGACACGAGTGCCTCCACCGTTAAACGGAGCATGTCGAAAGGTTTTGTATCGTGGAAGAAATGCCTAAGACCTATGACCCAAGCACCAATGAGCCACGCTTGATTAAAGCGTGGATGGACGCGGGCTGCTATCAGCGTAACAAGGGCACCGGGGACTGCACCGTGGTGATACCGCCTCCCAATGTTACCGGTATCCTGCACATGGGCCATGCAATGGATGATTCTACTCAGGATACGTTTATCCGCTACAACCGTATGCGCGGCCGTTCGACCCGCTGGATCCTGGGAACGGACCACGCCGGTATCGCGACGCAGACCAAGGTCGATAAAGCGCTGAAGGATCAGGGCAAAAATCGCCTCGAGATGGGTCGCGACAAGTTCATTGACGCCTGCTGGGACTGGACCCGCAAATACGGTGGCACCATTATCAACCAGATCAAGCGTATGGGCTGCTCCATCGACTTCTCCGATCCGCAGTTTACGATGAGCCCACAATTCAGCAAGGCGGTCCGCAAGGTCTTTGTGGACTGGTATCACGCCAGGCTGATCTACCGCGGCAAGCGTATCGTCAACTGGTGCCCCCATTGCCACACCGCTATCTCCGACGATGAGGTGGAGTACAAGGACGAGAAGGGCCATCTGTGGTTCATGAAGTACCCGCTGACTGAGCCGGTTGACGGAATCAAATACATCACGATTGCGACGACTCGTCCGGAGACGATGCTGGGCGATACCGGCATCGCCGTGAGCCCGAAAGACCCCGACAAGCAGAAGTTCGTGGGCAAGACCGTGATACTTCCGATCGTGAACCGTAAGATCCCGATCTTCTCCGATTGGCATGTCGATCCTAAGTTTGGTACCGGCTTTGTGAAAGTGACGCCGGCCCACGATCCAAACGACTATGTGATGGGCCAGACACACAACCTGCCGCAGATCAATATCTTTGACGAGACTGCACATGTGGTTGACGGCTACGGCGAGTTCTCCGGGATGGACCGCGATGAGGCGCGTGAGGCTATCTGCGACTGGTTTGAGAAGCACGATCTGATGGACCACATCGAAGAGCTCGACCACTCCGTGATGCACTGCTACCGCTGCGGCACCGCGTTGGAGCCTTGGCTCTCCGAGCAGTGGTTCGTGGCCGTCGATAAGCTCAAGGACCGTGCCTACAAGGCCGTTAAGGATGGGGAGGTCAAGTTCCACCCCGCACGCTGGTCTCAGACCTACTTCACCTGGATGGACAACCTGAAGGACTGGTGCATCTCCCGGCAGCTGTGGTGGGGCCACCGCATCCCGGTCTTCTATTGTAAGGACTGCGGCTGGGAAGATGCCCTGATGGAGGATCCGACCGAGTGCCCGAAGTGCCACAGCAGGCATATCCACCAGGATCCGGATGTTCTGGACACCTGGTTCTCCTCGCAGCTGTGGCCTTTTGCCACGCAGGGCTGGCCGGATTGCACCGACCAGATGGAAGGCCACTACCCGACGAAGGTGTTAGTCACCGCCCGTGATATTATCGCCCTCTGGGTCGCCCGCATGATCATGAGCTCACTCTACTTCACCGATCAGGTGCCGTTCTACGACGTCTACATCTACGCGACGATACTCGCAAAAGATGGTAGCCGCATGTCCAAGTCTAAGGGCAACGGCGTTGACCCGATGGATCTGATTCAAAAGTATGGCGCCGACGCGATGCGTTACAACCTGCTAACCTTGATCACCAACAACCAGGACGTGAAGTTCGACGCGCAGATCGACAAGAAGACCAAAAAACTGATCAAGTCTCCGCGCACCGAACAGGCACGCTCCTTTGTGACGAAGATTTGGAACGCCTCCCGCTTCGTGCAGATGAACCTGGACGGCTATACACCGGGAGCCCCGAAGGCAGAGACCGCCGAGGATGCCTGGATGCTCTCCCGCCTGGCCAAGACCGTGAAGAACGCAACCGACCAACTCGAGACCTACAACTTCGGCGACTATGCGCGTGATCTCCAGAACTTCTTCTGGGGTGAGGTCTGTGACTGGTATATCGAGCTGTGCAAGCCGAGGCTGCTCCACGGTACTCCTGAGGAAAAGCTGCAGGTGCAGCGCAACCTGGTCTTCGTACTCGACGTTTCGATGCGCCTTCTGCATCCGGTCATGCCATTCGTGACCGAGAGCGTCTGGGATGCCCTGCCGGCTTCCGGCTTAGATGACCACTCCGCCCAGTTCCTGATGGTGGCACAGTGGCCAGAACCTGAGCGCTTCACCCAGTTCATCAACGAGCAGGCAGAGCACGACTTTGAACTCGCGACCCGTGTCATCTCCGCGGTACGTTCAGTCCGTGCCCGCTATCGCCTCTCCCCGAAAGCACAGCTCGACGTGGCTGTGAAGTCCACGCCGGAAGATGCAGCCGTCCTCGAGTCCCAGCGTGGGTTTATATGCAGCGTCGGCTACATTGATCAGCTGGCGCTGGGCCAGGAGCAGGAGAAGCCGAGGGGCTCCGTCTCTGTCACTGACATCGGTCTCGAGATCTTTGTTGTGGTCGGCGGCCTGGTTGACTTCGAGGCAGAGACTAAGCGTCTGCACAAGGAGCTGGATGCCGCCAAGAAGAACCTTGCCGGTGTTGAACGCATACTCAACAACAAGGGATTCATGGCAAAAGCCGCACCTGCCATCATCGAGAAGAAACAGAACCAGAAGAAGGAATTCGAGACCACGATTGCCCAGTTGCAGGAGCAACTTACGGACTTTGAAGACTAAGCGCGACGGTTACAACCGAATACCGTATGAGCAGAGGGCTGGTTCA encodes the following:
- a CDS encoding valine--tRNA ligase, with the translated sequence MEEMPKTYDPSTNEPRLIKAWMDAGCYQRNKGTGDCTVVIPPPNVTGILHMGHAMDDSTQDTFIRYNRMRGRSTRWILGTDHAGIATQTKVDKALKDQGKNRLEMGRDKFIDACWDWTRKYGGTIINQIKRMGCSIDFSDPQFTMSPQFSKAVRKVFVDWYHARLIYRGKRIVNWCPHCHTAISDDEVEYKDEKGHLWFMKYPLTEPVDGIKYITIATTRPETMLGDTGIAVSPKDPDKQKFVGKTVILPIVNRKIPIFSDWHVDPKFGTGFVKVTPAHDPNDYVMGQTHNLPQINIFDETAHVVDGYGEFSGMDRDEAREAICDWFEKHDLMDHIEELDHSVMHCYRCGTALEPWLSEQWFVAVDKLKDRAYKAVKDGEVKFHPARWSQTYFTWMDNLKDWCISRQLWWGHRIPVFYCKDCGWEDALMEDPTECPKCHSRHIHQDPDVLDTWFSSQLWPFATQGWPDCTDQMEGHYPTKVLVTARDIIALWVARMIMSSLYFTDQVPFYDVYIYATILAKDGSRMSKSKGNGVDPMDLIQKYGADAMRYNLLTLITNNQDVKFDAQIDKKTKKLIKSPRTEQARSFVTKIWNASRFVQMNLDGYTPGAPKAETAEDAWMLSRLAKTVKNATDQLETYNFGDYARDLQNFFWGEVCDWYIELCKPRLLHGTPEEKLQVQRNLVFVLDVSMRLLHPVMPFVTESVWDALPASGLDDHSAQFLMVAQWPEPERFTQFINEQAEHDFELATRVISAVRSVRARYRLSPKAQLDVAVKSTPEDAAVLESQRGFICSVGYIDQLALGQEQEKPRGSVSVTDIGLEIFVVVGGLVDFEAETKRLHKELDAAKKNLAGVERILNNKGFMAKAAPAIIEKKQNQKKEFETTIAQLQEQLTDFED